The window AACGAATCCACCTCACTATTGTGCAACAGGTCGATAAACAAGGCTCTTTAACCGCAGCCGCAAAAGCGCTCCACCTCTCTCAATCGGCACTCAGCCATAGTATTCGCAAACTTGAAGAACGATTAGGAATTGAAATTTGGCGGCGAGAAGGGCGACATTTAGAGTTAACACAGTCAGGGGCTTATCTACTCTCTGTTGCCAATCGTGTACTTCCACAGCTAATGCTCGCTGAAGAGCGCCTCAAACAGTTTGCCGAAGGGGAGCGTGGCGCATTACGGATCGGCATGGAGTGTCACCCTTGTTACCAATGGCTTTTAAAAGTTATTGCCCCCTATCTTAGCGCTTGGCCAGATGTGGATGTCGATGTTAAACAGAAGTTTCAATTTGGGGGAATTGGTGCACTTCTCGGTTATGAGATCGATCTATTAGTGACGCCCGACCCCCTCTATAAACCCAATTTACGCTTCGATCCTGTCTTCGATTATGAGCAGGTTTTAGTGGTCGCTAATGATCATCCTCTAGCGACAGCACCCTTTGCAGAACCTGAAGATCTCATCGAAGAGATATTAATTAGCTATCCTGTCGATATTGGCCGACTCGATATCTATAATCAATTTCTTCTGCCGGCAGGCATCACACCTAGACGCCACAAAACGATTGAAACTACCGATATTATGTTACAGATGGTTGCTAGCGGCCGCGGGGTGGCAGCCCTTCCACGTTGGTTGATTGAGGAGTATTGCGAGCGATTACCGATTATACCGGTTCGCCTCGGAGAGCAAGGAATCGCAAAACAGATCTTTTTAGGCTCACGAATTTCAGATCAAAAAATCGATTATCTAGAAGCCTTTATAGAGATAGCACACCAATCTCCTCGATAACAGGATGAGTGATTGGATGGCTGATGGTTGATGATTGATGATTGATGGGCCTAGATTAATCTAAACTCATTTTAATGGCAAAAGCGGTCACAATCGGGGTAATAATGAGAGCAGCTAGATCAGCACCAATTAGAATCAACATCAAGCTACTTAAAGAATGCCCCTCCTGTAGACGAGAGATCAGTTGGACACCGATCAATAAAATAGGGACATAGAGTGGCAGGATAATAATGCTCAAAAGAAGGCCTGCTTGCCGTAGCCCAACTAAAAGCGCAACACACATCGCCCCAACAAAACTCAACAACGGGGTTCCCACTAAGAGAATCAACGCTACCATGATCGACTCTGACAAGGTAAAACCTAACATCACTGCTAAAATCGGTGAGAAGATCACAAGTGGGAGTCCTGTCACCAACCAATGCGCAATAATCTTACCTAATATCATGCTATAGAGCGACGCACCACTAATCGCCATCTGCTCTAAAGAGCCATCATCAAAATCATTTTTAAAGATTCGGTCAAGGACCAAAATCGTTGAAAGAAGTGCTGCAATCCAGAGAATTGCAGGTGCAGCAGCCTTTAATAACTTCTGATTTTCCAACCCCAATCCTAACGGAAAGAGCGAGATAATAATCAAGAAGAAGATGAGCGGCATAAAGATCTCGGAGCGATTACGCATCGCAACTCGAATATCTCTAACAATAATATCGATCACTACATTAAGCATCTACACGAAACCTCTCGATCACTAATGTTTTAGAGACAACCTCTTCTGCCGGCGCTTGATGCGAAGTAAAGATAATCCCCCCACCACTTTGATAATGGGCCTTCATCTTCTGCTCAAGAAGGGCGATAGAATCGATATCGAGTGCCGTAAAGGGCTCATCTAAGATCCAAATAGCACTCTCTTCGAGCCAGAGCCTTGCTAGGGCGACACGTCTCTTCTGCCCTGCCGAAAAGTAACGGATAGGACGCTCCTCTAATGGAAGACCTAAGAGTGAAAACACCTCTAAAATTTTCTCTCGTGCAATCCGTTTTCCACGTAGCTTCAATAAAAAAGAGAGATTCTCTACCGCCGTCAAATCAAGATTGAGACTTAACTGATGACCGATATAAGAGATCTCTTTTGAGTAGTGATGAAGCAGCTCTCTTCGCTCTATTTGATCGAGGTAAATGTTGCCTTGATAGCGCTGACTAATGCCGGCAAGTACCCGTAATGAGGTGGTTTTCCCTGCGCCATTACGCCCTTTAATATAGAGAGACTCTCCATTTGTTAAATTAAATGAAAAGGGCTTGAAGATCGGTCGATAATTTCGCGTTACACCGAGCGCTTCCACCTCTAAGTTAAAGGGCGCTACCATAGAATCTACTCCACAATATGGTCTAAAAGAAGATTAATCCCCTGATTGAGATCAGGTACCGTGACCGCTGTCGATTCAATATCGCCGGCTGAAGTGATAGGATCACCATTGAGACTAATCTTCGCTGAAGCACTTAAATCATGCTTACTCGCTAAAGAAGCCGATCCCGGCATTAAGAGATCTTGATCACTCATCGTTACTCTTAATGGGAAGGTCTCAATTGCCG of the Ignatzschineria indica genome contains:
- a CDS encoding LysR family transcriptional regulator; translated protein: MLERIHLTIVQQVDKQGSLTAAAKALHLSQSALSHSIRKLEERLGIEIWRREGRHLELTQSGAYLLSVANRVLPQLMLAEERLKQFAEGERGALRIGMECHPCYQWLLKVIAPYLSAWPDVDVDVKQKFQFGGIGALLGYEIDLLVTPDPLYKPNLRFDPVFDYEQVLVVANDHPLATAPFAEPEDLIEEILISYPVDIGRLDIYNQFLLPAGITPRRHKTIETTDIMLQMVASGRGVAALPRWLIEEYCERLPIIPVRLGEQGIAKQIFLGSRISDQKIDYLEAFIEIAHQSPR
- the ccmB gene encoding heme exporter protein CcmB, which translates into the protein MLNVVIDIIVRDIRVAMRNRSEIFMPLIFFLIIISLFPLGLGLENQKLLKAAAPAILWIAALLSTILVLDRIFKNDFDDGSLEQMAISGASLYSMILGKIIAHWLVTGLPLVIFSPILAVMLGFTLSESIMVALILLVGTPLLSFVGAMCVALLVGLRQAGLLLSIIILPLYVPILLIGVQLISRLQEGHSLSSLMLILIGADLAALIITPIVTAFAIKMSLD
- the ccmA gene encoding cytochrome c biogenesis heme-transporting ATPase CcmA; the encoded protein is MVAPFNLEVEALGVTRNYRPIFKPFSFNLTNGESLYIKGRNGAGKTTSLRVLAGISQRYQGNIYLDQIERRELLHHYSKEISYIGHQLSLNLDLTAVENLSFLLKLRGKRIAREKILEVFSLLGLPLEERPIRYFSAGQKRRVALARLWLEESAIWILDEPFTALDIDSIALLEQKMKAHYQSGGGIIFTSHQAPAEEVVSKTLVIERFRVDA